In Fusarium oxysporum Fo47 chromosome VII, complete sequence, the following proteins share a genomic window:
- a CDS encoding uncharacterized protein (expressed protein) — MSTSSILAWLESIPTRRPSDHKSSSENPSKRRRLNPPTPDPSLSPKMSESGRTSPGKRKVQSDLGTTQSKKSRDIRSEIGLPPSETSFAGSGRMSPSKQFQLLKLCPGGPDYEDLSQMSNKPKELRDLLRKLDRVMEGFDIVSESKKDEVTAAAQNYEDEFDWVNTGTHHFSMFRDQLGPTPEVEFVLQILDKAASCNTHQHHEDEWNKSVHALILEFAFHTKGQRVKDQLISCSSCINAAILPEYQTRTAGVSKKVDFCIHINPKNDKTSPIAQSIKKLINHLPGNMFNFTSFQPLYEQPIALSIETKRPTEGFDVAKLQLGVWQAAHWMFLNTLIETQQQILKDSQQTKGQISAVESDIIHLEELEIHTQQQPPDPRSKLPDFIPGVIINGHEWWFTVTTMEETRVKFYEKVALGSTKSTKDIYKLIYSLQILRQWVDEIYWPWLRDLILVSE; from the exons ATGTCAACATCCAGCATCCTTGCATGGCTAGAATCAATACCTACAAGACGTCCCTCCGATCATAAATCCTCCAGCGAAAACCCCTCCAAACGTCGTCGCCTCAATCCTCCGACGCCAGACCCATCACTCTCTCCCAAAATGTCCGAATCCGGCAGAACAAGCCCGGGAAAACGCAAAGTCCAATCTGATCTCGGAACAACTCAGTCTAAGAAATCGAGGGATATCCGCAGTGAGATTGGACTACCACCTTCAGAAACCTCATTCGCTGGTTCAGGACGGATGTCACCGTCGAAACAGTTTCAGCTTTTGAAGCTTTGTCCTGGTGGACCTGATTATGAAGATTTGTCGCAAATGTCGAATAAACCAAAGGAGTTACGTGATCTTTTGAGGAAACTTGATCGTGTGATGGAAGGGTTTGATATCGTTTCTGAATCGAAAAAGGATGAAGTGACTGCCGCGGCGCAAAATTATGAGGATGAGTTTGATTGGGTTAATACGGGCACTCATCACTTCTCTATGTTTCGCGATCAACTTGGCCCAACGCCAGAAGTCGAATTTGTGTTACAAATTCTTGATAAAGCGGCGAGCTGCAATActcaccaacatcatgaGGATGAGTGGAATAAATCCGTTCACGCACTCATTCTAGAGTTTGCATTCCATACGAAGGGGCAGCGGGTTAAGGATCAGCTAATTAGTTGCTCAAGTTG CATCAACGCTGCAATTCTCCCAGAGTATCAAACCCGCACGGCAGGGGTTTCGAAAAAGGTTGATTTTTGTATACACATCAACCCCAAGAATGACAAAACTTCACCAATCGCGCAATctatcaagaagctcatcaatcATCTTCCGGGGAATATGTTCAACTTCACAAGCTTTCAGCCTCTTTACGAACAACCGATTGCTCTCAGTATTGAGACAAAGAGACCAACAGAAGGATTCGACGTTGCGAAATTGCAATTGGGTGTTTGGCAAGCTGCTCATTGGATGTTTCTCAACACCTTGATTGAGACGCAGCAGCAGATCCTCAAGGATAGCCAGCAAACCAAAGGCCAAATATCAGCTGTGGAAAGTGATATAATACACCTGGAAGAGTTAGAAATTCATACACAACAGCAGCCACCAGATCCACGGTCCAAACTTCCGGATTTCATCCCTGGTGTTATTATCAACGGGCATGAATGGTGGTTTACTGTCACAACTATGGAAGAGACAAGAGTCAAGTTCTATGAAAAGGTTGCACTGGGGAGTACGAAGAGTACgaaagatatatataaactgATATATAGTTTGCAGATTTTGAGGCAATGGGTTGATGAGATTTACTGGCCTTGGCTTCGGGATCTGATATTAGTTTCCGAATGA